Proteins encoded together in one Pseudomonadota bacterium window:
- a CDS encoding MerR family transcriptional regulator has translation MAHPSHGIGSIPDKIYFKIGEVSDIVGVDPHVLRYWESEFGVIKPHRASSKQRLYRRSDVENIIRIKELLYDQGFTIAGARKALRQEKKDPGVEEICPPAIDKGVFEDLKKELLDIKKLLER, from the coding sequence ATGGCGCATCCGAGTCACGGCATCGGCAGTATCCCTGACAAGATTTATTTCAAGATCGGGGAAGTGAGTGACATCGTCGGAGTCGACCCCCACGTTCTGCGATACTGGGAGTCTGAATTCGGGGTGATCAAGCCGCACCGGGCCAGTTCAAAGCAGCGGCTCTACCGGCGCAGTGATGTTGAAAACATCATCAGGATTAAAGAGCTTCTTTACGACCAGGGATTTACCATTGCCGGGGCCAGAAAGGCCCTGCGGCAGGAAAAAAAGGATCCGGGTGTTGAAGAGATTTGCCCCCCGGCAATAGACAAGGGTGTTTTTGAAGATTTGAAGAAAGAACTTCTGGATATCAAGAAGCTTCTTGAAAGGTAA
- a CDS encoding integration host factor subunit alpha, with product MNDSNLTRKDLARAINEKLGFSKQSAGELVDTVFDSLKNKLLKEESIKLVQFGTFNIRKKNSRVGRNPRTGDTMEICKRCMVSFKPSKGLRERINI from the coding sequence ATGAATGATTCGAACCTGACACGGAAAGACCTGGCTCGGGCCATCAATGAGAAACTCGGTTTTTCGAAACAGAGTGCCGGTGAGCTTGTCGACACGGTTTTTGACAGCCTGAAAAATAAACTTTTGAAAGAAGAGTCGATCAAGCTCGTGCAGTTTGGTACATTCAATATCAGAAAGAAGAATTCCCGCGTGGGCAGAAATCCCCGCACCGGAGACACCATGGAAATCTGCAAACGCTGCATGGTGTCATTTAAACCCAGCAAGGGATTAAGGGAGCGGATCAACATCTGA